One genomic region from Zalophus californianus isolate mZalCal1 chromosome 14, mZalCal1.pri.v2, whole genome shotgun sequence encodes:
- the ST8SIA3 gene encoding sia-alpha-2,3-Gal-beta-1,4-GlcNAc-R:alpha 2,8-sialyltransferase — protein MRNCKMARVASVLGLVMLSVALLILSLISYVSLKKENIFTTPKYANPGAPRMYMFHAGFRSQFALKFLDPSFVPITNSLTHELQEKPSKWTFNRTAFLHQRQEILQHVDVIKNFSLTKNSVRIGQLMHYDYSSHKYVFSISNNFRSLLPDVSPIVNKHFNICAVVGNSGILTGSRCGQEIDKSDFVFRCNFAPTEAFQRDVGRKTNLTTFNPSILEKYYNNLLTIQDRNNFFLSLKKLDGAILWIPAFFFHTSATVTRTLVDFFVEHRGQLKVQLAWPGNIMQHVNRYWKNKHLSPKRLSTGILMYTLASAICEEIHLYGFWPFGFDPNTREDLPYHYYDKKGTKFTTKWQESHQLPAEFQLLYRMHGEGLTKLTLSHCA, from the exons ATGAGAAATTGCAAAATGGCCCGGGTCGCCAGTGTGCTAGGACTGGTCATGCTCAGCGTCGCCCTGCTGATTTTATCGCTCATCAGCTACGTGTCCCTGAAAAAGGAGAACATCTTCACCACTCCCAAGTACGCCAACCCAGGGGCGCCCCGAATGTACATGTTCCACGCGGGATTCCG GTCACAGTTTGCGCTGAAGTTTCTAGATCCGTCATTTGTGCCCATTACGAATTCTCTGACCCACGAACTCCAAGAGAAACCTTCTAAGTGGACATTTAATCGGACAGCGTTTTTACATCAAAG gCAAGAAATTCTTCAGCATGTCgatgtaataaaaaatttttctttgaccAAGAATAGTGTTCGGATCGGACAACTGATGCACTATGATTATTCCAGccataaatatgttttctctatTAGCAATAACTTCCGATCACTGCTTCCAGATGTGTCACCCATTGTGAAtaagcattttaatatttgtgcTGTGGTTGGAAATAGTGGGATCCTGACAGGGAGCCGGTGTGGACAAGAAATAGATAAGTCAGATTTTGTTTTCCGTTGCAATTTCGCCCCTACGGAGGCTTTCCAAAGAGATGTTGGAAGGAAAACCAACCTTACCACCTTCAACCCCAGCATTCTGGAAAAATATTACAACAATCTTTTGACCATTCAGGACCGTAACAACTTTTTCCTCAGTTTAAAAAAGCTCGATGGGGCCATTCTTTGGATCCCTGCATTTTTCTTCCACACTTCAGCAACTGTTACCAGGACATTAGTTGACTTTTTTGTTGAACACAGAGGTCAGTTAAAGGTCCAATTGGCTTGGCCTGGAAATATAATGCAACATGTCAACAG GtactggaaaaacaaacatttgtcaCCCAAACGGCTGAGCACAGGTATTCTTATGTACACCCTTGCATCAGCAATATGTGAAGAGATCCACTTGTATGGATTTTGGCCTTTTGGATTTGACCCCAACACAAGGGAAGATCTTCCATACCATTACTATGACAAAAAAGGAACCAAATTTACCACCAAGTGGCAGGAGTCACACCAGCTGCCTGCCGAGTTCCAGCTGCTGTACCGAATGCATGGGGAAGGGCTCACCAAGCTGACTCTGTCACACTGTGCCTAA